A window of Nicotiana sylvestris chromosome 8, ASM39365v2, whole genome shotgun sequence genomic DNA:
CTGTTGTTGTAGATAGTCTTCACATGATATAGTGTAAGGAAATATACAAAGTGTACAAAATAAAGTTACCTGAAGGCCAACAGTAGCACTAAGCAATGTAATCTGATTCTTTCCAGGATTCAATTTAATCTTGTTTTCAAAGACATAATTGAAGATTCCATATGTTGCCCATTTCGACCCTACAATAAAAAAAGTACAATGTTTAGCAACCAAttattcaaattaacaactaaattaaaaaacaaataaaaatatacaTTATGAATTAATTAATACCTAGATATTGGCCATTGACATAGACATGTAAGATGTGGCCAGTGCCGTTCACTCTAAGGGTCATATCATCACTCCAGATTGGATCATCTTTGCCAAGGTTAAAACTGTtttaacaaataaaataaaaactaataATTCAACATTGTAATTGGAAAAGAAGATATAGTTCAAAGCAATTAGAGAAAATTAAAAAGAGCAATTAATTACCTTGTCATGTACCACATATAGTCACTAACATCATCAGCTACCTTTTGATCAAGCAATTTATTTGCAGAAACGTGACCCTTTCCCAGTAGCACAGTCTCATCAAGTTTTTCAGGCCTCCATGACCATTGGAGAGAAGCTGTCTCGCTCTCTCCCTCATTTGACTTCTTCACCATAATGGAAGTTTGTGTATTCACCTATAATATTGTGACATGTACAAAATTAAATTAATATTCAAGATATCAAAAATTTATGTAGTTACAAGATAATTGGTATGAATTTAACTATTACCCCCTCTGGTCCATTTAAGTgatttttttggttgttttcacacatattaaagaATCtaccttttagcattaattaacaatGTAATTGACCATAGTAACCTTAGCTAGCGTTTCcgaatttgttttgaaaaatctgatttgaagatgaaaatgtgtttggacatacgttttcaaaacatatttccaactttattttggaaaaaacatatatataattCCCAAGTTTTGGGATTTTGGCCGAAAATAAGCAATTGGGGTGATTTTGGGATTTGGGGTTTGGAATTTGGGATTTTGCCAAAATGTggcaaaatttatggccaaacatgagttttgaaaataaattccaaatttattttggcaaaactCATGGCCAAACGGGCCTTAGTTTGTTATTGAAAATATAACAAATGCTCTTATGCTCTTTACTCTAAGGGCAACTTTGGAAAAAGAAGTTAATTATATGTAACTTCCACAATAAGTGGAATTACTAAActgaaaaaagcaaaaaaagcAAGTAACTTTTCTATATCATGTTAAATTACACCGATATAATTTTCTTTAATCGGACAGTGAATATAGGTTAAATTGATTTTGTTTTAAGTTATGTTGAATGTACCAAAAGTATTTAATTACCTTTGCTGTGTTGTAAACCTCAGTCTTGCAATCTGGAAGAATACTTACAGACCAAGCTGGAACATTGTATTTAACACCTTCATAAGTGATGGTGGCATCTGTAGTTGTATTTGCATTGCTCAAGAAGCAGCTTGATTTGTCATCCAAAGCATAAATTGTAACCTAAAAAAAGAACATtaacataaaatattttttttaaaacaacaaaaaagataataatgataATACACTATAAATTTTTTATCAACTTACAGAAACGGAATTTCCCAAATCATTGTTTGAAATATTGCCACTGGTAAGTGTTTTCTCCATCGAATGCAATACATCATGAAGTTCTTTCAGATGCCCATATTTTGGCTGGTTCAAATTTCCTTAagtaataaaaaatttaaattaagttaattgaaaaatcgaaaataatattaaaattaacaGGGTTAAAAGTAAATAATTACCAAATTCATCAAGTGGTGCATCGTAATCATATGTTGTGGTAATATATGGACCGCCAGCTGTTCTGCCAAAGTTTGTCCCACCATGATACTGAAAAAATAGGACgaaattattttttggacaaaTATAAAAATTTGCAAATAAAGTTAAAGGAAATATAGAAAGAGAATTAATAGTATGATCTCGTTATAACTCACCATATAGTAATTTTGGAACGTGCCACCAGTTTGAAAGAATCTTGCAACAGCAAATGCAAGGTCCTCTGCTGTTCTATGAGGATCTCTGCCACCCCAATTCTTGAACCTTAATGAATTTAAGAGTTATGTAAATTAACAATATTTTTAATTAGAgataattaaaaatatatagagtaTTTGTTTTTATAACTTACCATCCAGTCCAGTTTTCAGTCCACATCTTTGGGCTATTGGGATTGTTAGGAGTAAACTGATCACAATACCAACCATTGCACGTATTTATCTGTTACAAAATATAGTTTTATTCCATCAATACACTTAAAAGTAATACTTATACATAGAAATACTAACTTTTATGCACTGACAATAAAACTTTTAACAAAACCATTATAAAGTTATTATAAATAAATTCTAATGATTTAGATTAATTGGTAACCTAATAAAAATGATAACTACAACAGATCAATATTATTTTTCACTATCGATGCGTATAACTAGAACTCTTATATTAATATATGTAAGAAGAATAAGAACAATTTACCATGGGTTGAGGAGCGTCATTCTGTTGGCACATAATCCATGGAACTCCAATATTAAGAGATTGGGCCATATTTGAACACCAATCAATATAAGCTTTACCAGCATCTCCATAAGCTGTCTCTACATTACCATATTCATTCTCAATTTGTGCTAGAATTATAGGACCTCCTTGAGATGCAAATAGCTTCTCTTCTTTCACCATGTTAACTATCAATTGTGTAAAGTTTTTCATCTCATcctaatacacaaaagaaaaacaaaatcatAAGTATTAGGATAACAGTGAAAAATAATGCTTTGTTGCTTAAAAATTACTATATAATGTCAAAAACGGATTTAAAGTTCTTTTGTGCATTCAAAAGAATTCATCGTTTTCTGTTCAAGTTAAGTACACATATTAAATTTAATAAAACTGATTTTAGGTTCTAGATTTGCCTGTGCAAAATTTATTATGTGTATTACCATAAAAACGCTGTTGGCTGTGCGCAACTGAACGCCAGGCATATTGTGCAACCACACTGGAAATCCTCTGCAGAAGTGAAGGAGATAAATAAAAACAAGAAAACACCAATAAAAAGGCCAATACACTAATGAACTATTTAGATATAATTCTGAAATAATTAATCTAGCTTGATTATTACATACCCATAGTTCCATTCAGCGCAAACATAAGGTCCAATACGAAGAACAGCATAAAGTCCTTCATCTTGAATTGTTTTCAGAAACCTTATCAGATCTAAATTTCCAGTAAAATTGTATTCGCGACGTAGTGGCTCGTGGGCATTCCAGAATACATAGGTTTCAATTGCATCAAGTCCACCTTCCTTGGCTTTCTTTATCAGATCAGGCCACATCTACAAAAAAGGTCAACCGAAACAAAGCAATATGTTTTAGAGTATCGTAAAAGAGTATAGTAAAGAATATATAGTAGTAAGAAACTAGGGTTTACCTGAGCAGTGCTTCTAGGGTAATGAATGGAACCAGACAAAAGAACTTTTCTTTCACCATTAATGGTGATGGCTCTTCCGTCATGAGAAACTTGATAAGCATCACAAGTGCTAATaactaaaagtaaaaataaaaataaaagagtttTGAAGGAAACCATTGTTGAAGGGAGAAAAAAGATATAATGCAGATTGTGTATTAAGGAAGGTATATATAGAAATCTGGTACGTAGGATCAGGTTCAACCTTAGTCAATCTCGGTCAGCAAGATATTTGAATTGATAATGATACCAAAAGTTGTTAGGATAAAGCTAATTAACCATAGAGTTTAATTTTTATACATTACTAAGTATTTTTCTACTATTAGGTTACCtaaaaaaataaattctgaaaatcaTCCATAAAAAGGGGAACTATTATACAAACCTGAATAAACGGATAATGTTTCATTACTGTATATAAGTAAAGAGTTTAATTTCTATACTGCAAAGGAAAAAGTTAGTAAAATTATCAGCTTATCTAAACGATAAGCACATAATAAGTATGTATATGATTATTATTCTAGAAGGGAGAATTTGTAGTTTGAATCCAAAACAATTTCTGGCGGGAGAATTTCTTCGTGTAACAATTGAAAACTTCCTTAATTCAAATTTGCAAAACCTTCATTGTTTTGGAGTCCATATTATTATAGCTCAAAGCATAAATTTTAAATCCATATTATTATAGCCCAAAGCATAAATTTTAAAGTACCCTTACAAAGAGATAAATTATTCAAAGCAATTGACTCACTTATTATGAAAAATCAATTGTCTTCGCCTTTTCTAATTAAGCTTAACAATATTGTAGATAGGAGTGTACAAGGAAACTCGAAAAATCAAACCATATCAAACACCAAACCAACTCACTAGATAAAgtgatttttttatatttgatttggtatgaaatttaagaaaagtaaaatctGCGATGTTGGTGTGCTTTCGTTTTATAGTcaactgatcacgcccaactatgccttataaaaagtaCTAAGcgatcgttgcaaatataatccgttttacaagtccggagtcgaatcccacaaggAATTATTCTACTAATGACAACTGCTAGTTTCGCAAGAATTCAAGTAATCAACTTTCAGAAATATTGAATAATGAGTTGAGTTTTTACTAACTAAAAACAAGGTAATTAAATAGGTGtaattttattattaacaaaGCAAATATTATAGACAAGATTAGAAAGGTCTAGGGTTACGATTTTCCCTCTTATCGGAATCCTTCCTGTTATGTCTCCTATAAATTCGCCTAGATACTCTTTACCGATTGTGACCACTTTAGGTGTTGTAATTCTCTTCCGAGCAATTACAACAATTTATTAGACGTATTTTTCCGAACTACGCTAGCTAGTACTAGTTTACTGCTCACTAAGATCGCACCAAGGTTTTGTTATTCCTAatctcacctttaaaccctccgtatttATCCCTcgtatacgttaggagtgatgtgattcaacaaccacctaaatatgtaCCTTTTTCCAAGTAATACACAATAAATAGGCATAgttaattgagggcccttcaatcaaccataataacacgtagttgaacaagtagagaaaatccAATGGCAAATTTATATTAAACGCAACAAAAATTCATCCtccaagaggttccatcaaaCCTAGAATAAAGGGTTTAGCTGCTCAAAATTGTTTTCACCCGTGGTCAACTCAGGTTCGTCCCTTGATAACTAGGGActatggttcattttacactccttcttacttgagttttgattaaaaatgtatacaaaatagtcccaaaggcttataTGTTATACTTGTTTGCAGAGTTTGgtaaaaaggtgacaattagtcaaaaccagctcaagaaggagtgaaacatgcacaagtaccaagaacaagtcaagcacagtgcaacaggtTCATTGCGGCCGTATTTCATTTAGTGTGAtccgcagtgaggagattcagagaggtgcttATTTTGGAAACTCAAGCAACGCTGCAGCAAAgcgttttgtgcggaccgtactaGACTCACCGCGGCCGCAATCGAGATTGTGTAGTCCGCAATGatggggttcagagagttgg
This region includes:
- the LOC104246961 gene encoding beta-galactosidase 15-like gives rise to the protein MVSFKTLLFLFLLLVISTCDAYQVSHDGRAITINGERKVLLSGSIHYPRSTAQMWPDLIKKAKEGGLDAIETYVFWNAHEPLRREYNFTGNLDLIRFLKTIQDEGLYAVLRIGPYVCAEWNYGGFPVWLHNMPGVQLRTANSVFMDEMKNFTQLIVNMVKEEKLFASQGGPIILAQIENEYGNVETAYGDAGKAYIDWCSNMAQSLNIGVPWIMCQQNDAPQPMINTCNGWYCDQFTPNNPNSPKMWTENWTGWFKNWGGRDPHRTAEDLAFAVARFFQTGGTFQNYYMYHGGTNFGRTAGGPYITTTYDYDAPLDEFGNLNQPKYGHLKELHDVLHSMEKTLTSGNISNNDLGNSVSVTIYALDDKSSCFLSNANTTTDATITYEGVKYNVPAWSVSILPDCKTEVYNTAKVNTQTSIMVKKSNEGESETASLQWSWRPEKLDETVLLGKGHVSANKLLDQKVADDVSDYMWYMTSFNLGKDDPIWSDDMTLRVNGTGHILHVYVNGQYLGSKWATYGIFNYVFENKIKLNPGKNQITLLSATVGLQNYGPRFDLIQTGVPGPVEIVGRNGDERVVKDLSAHKWSYKVDLHGLENKLYAGNPRFVSQWQSHDVPINRMMTWYKATFTAPLGNDPVVVDLQGLGKGLAWVNGQSIGRYWPSYLAEEDGCSTDPCDYRGPYSDKKCNSNCGQPTQRWYHVPRSFLSNDGDNEIVLLEEFGGNPSLVNFQTVRVGSACGNAYEDKLMNISCHDRPISAIKFANFGDTQGTCGSFEKGSCESNSDVLSIIQRECVGKENCSVAASQSILGSTNCDNIAKRLVVEAIC